From the genome of Anopheles moucheti chromosome 3, idAnoMoucSN_F20_07, whole genome shotgun sequence, one region includes:
- the LOC128305611 gene encoding mitochondrial import receptor subunit TOM70: MTTGSTGSTFPRWQLALLIGAPVAIGLGYLYWRNSSGQGEGSDKLTKKRLADIKDKTISLDGDSSEAAKQQQDAKPLTGRELALKHKNNGNAHFRAGKYDLAISEYDAAIEHCPTYEANDRSTYYQNRAAAYEQLQNWGAVIKDCTNAIECNPSYTKALVRRAKAYEQQKDLTKALEDITAACIVDQFQSKTTLMLADRMLRELGQQHGKEAMKNKKEIYPSKQFIDSYFSSFTNDPVRKLVVASSEPKGFIKAKMLFDKGDYEAIVAACTEEIESSESESEYKLEALVLRGTMYNLIACYDEAKQDLDAVIELETADKRLRSNALIKRASLAMQTQPETPGACFEYFGRAETIDSTNGDIYHHRGQVYILSDRMNDAIADFERAYELCPTSGIIATHLCYAKYCQAVQNKDENGVERMKKRFNELLEEYADCVECYSILAQVLTEQQNFAEADSCFARALKVDPNQAQIYVHRGVLQLQWKGEFDEGVKLIKKAIEMDSKCELAYETLGTIEVQRGNLAEAVKLFERAIELARTEMTLVHLYSLKDAAVAQLSVAKNMGLSISNIQPQF, from the coding sequence ATGACGACGGGTAGCACGGGATCAACATTCCCCCGATGGCAGCTGGCACTACTGATCGGTGCACCGGTGGCCATTGGCCTCGGCTACCTGTACTGGCGCAATTCGAGCGGTCAGGGCGAAGGTAGCGATAAGCTAACGAAGAAACGATTAGCAGACATCAAGGATAAAACCATTTCGCTCGATGGTGATTCGTCGGAAGCGgccaaacagcagcaggatgCGAAACCGTTGACCGGTCGCGAACTGGCCctgaaacacaaaaacaatggCAATGCACACTTCCGCGCGGGAAAGTACGATTTGGCCATCAGCGAGTACGATGCCGCCATCGAACACTGTCCGACGTACGAGGCGAACGATCGTTCCACGTACTACCAGAACCGAGCCGCGGCGTACGAGCAGCTGCAGAACTGGGGTGCCGTTATAAAGGACTGCACGAACGCGATCGAGTGCAACCCGTCGTATACCAAAGCGCTGGTACGGCGCGCCAAAGCGTACGAGCAGCAGAAAGACCTTACCAAAGCGCTGGAAGACATAACGGCCGCCTGCATAGTGGATCAATTCCAGAGCAAAACGACGCTGATGTTGGCGGACCGTATGTTGCGCGAGCTTGGCCAACAGCACGGAAAGGAAGCGATGAAGAACAAGAAAGAAATTTATCCTTCGAAGCAGTTCATCGATAGTTACTTCAGCTCGTTCACGAACGATCCAGTGCGGAAGCTGGTCGTGGCGAGCTCAGAACCGAAGGGTTTCATAAAGGCGAAGATGCTGTTCGACAAGGGCGATTACGAAGCCATCGTAGCGGCCTGTACGGAAGAGATCGAATCGAGCGAATCGGAATCGGAGTACAAGCTGGAAGCACTAGTTTTAAGAGGCACCATGTACAATCTGATCGCCTGCTACGATGAAGCGAAACAGGATCTGGATGCGGTCATTGAGCTTGAGACGGCCGACAAGCGGTTGCGCTCGAATGCGCTCATAAAGCGTGCCTCGTTGGCGATGCAAACGCAGCCGGAAACGCCTGGTGCGTGTTTCGAGTATTTTGGCCGAGCGGAAACCATCGATAGCACGAACGGGGACATCTATCACCATCGGGGCCAAGTGTACATTCTGTCGGATCGGATGAATGATGCGATTGCGGACTTTGAGCGGGCGTACGAGCTTTGTCCAACGTCCGGCATTATTGCGACGCACCTGTGCTACGCCAAGTATTGCCAGGCGGTCCAGAACAAAGATGAAAACGGAGTGGAACGCATGAAGAAGCGGTTCAACGAGCTGCTGGAGGAATACGCCGACTGTGTAGAGTGTTACAGCATCCTGGCGCAGGTGCTTACCGAGCAGCAAAATTTCGCCGAAGCGGACAGTTGCTTTGCCCGTGCGCTGAAGGTCGACCCGAACCAGGCCCAGATATATGTACATCGTGGTGTACTGCAGTTGCAGTGGAAGGGTGAGTTTGACGAGGGCGTCAAGCTGATCAAGAAAGCAATCGAGATGGACAGCAAGTGTGAGTTGGCGTACGAAACGCTCGGCACGATCGAGGTACAGCGGGGAAATCTAGCCGAAGCGGTGAAACTGTTCGAGCGTGCAATCGAGCTGGCCCGCACCGAAATGACACTAGTTCATCTGTACTCGCTGAAGGATGCGGCCGTTGCGCAGCTGAGCGTGGCGAAAAATATGGGATTGAGTATTAGCAACATTCAGCCGCAGTTCTAA